A single region of the Panthera tigris isolate Pti1 chromosome B1, P.tigris_Pti1_mat1.1, whole genome shotgun sequence genome encodes:
- the LOC102966428 gene encoding serine protease 52-like isoform X4: protein MTGWRDGRAVLLLLVNLLLPRAHSSPAWTCGQRTSTKPEKSEILEITGGVSADIIDFPWQVRILYQGRHLCGGSILSEWWILTAAHCFINRNNFEIKSGLEIIHGERNIDTKNLTRMKVDKSIIHPYFDSWFLDNDIALLLLKSPFKLGVKEVPICLSEVNDIQKWRNCWVTGWGITIPMQDMTSQLQKVNIKLVKWETCSHKVPILTRNMLCAGSPQGGKDACQLIPEIYRFGLQKDPVTSIPTTWSRASVNIALSSQRSCATML, encoded by the exons gGACATGTGGCCAAAGAACAAGTACCAAACCTGAGAAGTCAGAAATTTTGGAAATCACAGGTGGCGTATCTGCAGACATAATAGATTTTCCATGGCAGGTGAGGATTCTTTACCAAGGGAGACATCTTTGTGGAGGATCAATCCTCAGCGAGTGGTGGATTTTAACCGCAGCCCATTGCTTCATAAACAGAAATAA ttttgagataaaATCTGGCTTGGAGATTATACATGGTGAAAGAAACATTGATACCAAGAACTTGACAAGGATGAAAGTGGACAAGTCAATTATTCACCCTTATTTTGACAGCTGGTTCTTGGATAATGACATTGCTTTGCTCTTACTCAAATCTCCATTTAAATTGGGTGTCAAGGAAGTACCCATCTGCCTGTCAGAGGTTAATGACAtacagaaatggagaaactgCTGGGTGACTGGATGGGGCATTACCA TTCCTATGCAAGATATGACTTCACAGCTGCAAAAAGTCAACATCAAGCTGGTCAAATGGGAAACATGCTCCCATAAGGTGCCTATACTCACCAGGAACATGCTGTGTGCTGGGAGCCCTCAAGGTGGGAAGGACGCCTGCCAG CTAATCCCTGAGATCTACAGATTTGGTCTTCAGAAAGATCCTGTCACCTCCATACCTACCACCTGGTCCAGAGCCTCAGTAAATATTGCTTTGAGCTCTCAGAGATCATGTGCAACAATGCTATGA
- the LOC102966428 gene encoding serine protease 52-like isoform X2 yields the protein MTGWRDGRAVLLLLVNLLLPRAHSSPAWTCGQRTSTKPEKSEILEITGGVSADIIDFPWQVRILYQGRHLCGGSILSEWWILTAAHCFINRNNFEIKSGLEIIHGERNIDTKNLTRMKVDKSIIHPYFDSWFLDNDIALLLLKSPFKLGVKEVPICLSEVNDIQKWRNCWVTGWGITIPMQDMTSQLQKVNIKLVKWETCSHKVPILTRNMLCAGSPQGGKDACQGDSGSPLVCQKNNHQSIWYQLGIVSWGVGCGRKKLPGVYTKVSNYLSWIDTETAMSGKPYVHEPDSGYSLLLSPWAILLLYFVILLLPRD from the exons gGACATGTGGCCAAAGAACAAGTACCAAACCTGAGAAGTCAGAAATTTTGGAAATCACAGGTGGCGTATCTGCAGACATAATAGATTTTCCATGGCAGGTGAGGATTCTTTACCAAGGGAGACATCTTTGTGGAGGATCAATCCTCAGCGAGTGGTGGATTTTAACCGCAGCCCATTGCTTCATAAACAGAAATAA ttttgagataaaATCTGGCTTGGAGATTATACATGGTGAAAGAAACATTGATACCAAGAACTTGACAAGGATGAAAGTGGACAAGTCAATTATTCACCCTTATTTTGACAGCTGGTTCTTGGATAATGACATTGCTTTGCTCTTACTCAAATCTCCATTTAAATTGGGTGTCAAGGAAGTACCCATCTGCCTGTCAGAGGTTAATGACAtacagaaatggagaaactgCTGGGTGACTGGATGGGGCATTACCA TTCCTATGCAAGATATGACTTCACAGCTGCAAAAAGTCAACATCAAGCTGGTCAAATGGGAAACATGCTCCCATAAGGTGCCTATACTCACCAGGAACATGCTGTGTGCTGGGAGCCCTCAAGGTGGGAAGGACGCCTGCCAG GGTGACAGTGGGAGTCCTCTGGTTTGCCAGAAAAACAACCACCAAAGCATATGGTACCAACTAGGCATTGTCAGCTGGGGAGTGGGCTGTGGCCGCAAGAAACTGCCTGGAGTGTACACGAAGGTGTCTAATTATCTGTCATGGATTGACACAGAGACCGCGATGTCAGGAAAGCCCTATGTGCATGAGCCAGACTCCGGGTACAGTTTGCTTCTCTCACCTTGGGCCATCTTGTTACTGTATTTTGTGATACTTCTACTACCCCGTGATTAA